A genomic window from Deltaproteobacteria bacterium includes:
- a CDS encoding substrate-binding domain-containing protein has protein sequence MKKIFVGGLLLLLCFCLSCAGLCKPQSSQQDNFILLSSTIGPVDAGIVGALEEAFEKDTGIRVRHIGSGTGAALELAKNGNIDLVLVHAKSLEEKFVQDGFGTERIPLMYNDFVIMGPADDPAGIRGMKTATAALKRIAETGSLFISRGDKSGTHVAEMELWGKAGLKPAGAWYVVYEKGSAGNGPTLRYTNERKAYTVIDRATQMTLQKEIQLAILVENDEDLLNFISLIPVSKQKFPRVNYDIALTFVKWLTDPGKGQKIISDFGKEKYGAPLFFANSREWQALKR, from the coding sequence ATGAAAAAGATATTTGTCGGCGGGTTGTTGCTTTTACTGTGTTTTTGTTTATCATGCGCTGGCCTGTGTAAACCTCAATCATCTCAACAAGATAATTTTATTCTGCTTTCCAGTACGATCGGGCCGGTTGATGCGGGCATCGTGGGGGCTTTGGAGGAAGCATTTGAGAAAGATACGGGAATCCGGGTGCGCCATATAGGTTCAGGTACCGGCGCCGCCTTGGAACTTGCTAAAAATGGCAATATTGATTTGGTACTCGTCCACGCCAAGTCTCTGGAGGAAAAGTTCGTCCAGGATGGTTTCGGCACGGAACGTATCCCTTTGATGTATAACGATTTTGTCATCATGGGACCGGCTGACGACCCGGCGGGCATTCGAGGTATGAAAACGGCCACCGCTGCCCTGAAGCGCATCGCGGAAACGGGCAGCCTCTTTATCAGTCGCGGTGATAAATCAGGCACCCATGTGGCCGAGATGGAATTGTGGGGCAAGGCCGGCCTTAAACCGGCGGGCGCCTGGTATGTCGTTTACGAAAAGGGCAGCGCCGGTAATGGCCCGACTCTCCGCTATACCAATGAGAGAAAGGCCTACACCGTCATTGACCGGGCAACGCAGATGACCCTGCAAAAGGAAATTCAATTAGCGATCCTGGTGGAAAATGATGAAGATTTGCTTAATTTCATCAGCCTGATCCCGGTCAGTAAGCAAAAATTCCCGCGGGTCAATTATGATATCGCCCTGACCTTCGTCAAATGGCTGACCGATCCCGGCAAGGGTCAGAAGATCATCAGCGATTTCGGCAAAGAGAAGTATGGCGCGCCGCTGTTCTTTGCCAATTCCCGGGAATGGCAAGCTTTAAAACGTTGA
- a CDS encoding ABC transporter ATP-binding protein: MTLLTANNLQVLRGNIAVLEIPHFTLEEGETLAILGPNGAGKSTFLLTLARLLKYAQGELLFKGQDISTPEMTVPYRRRLAIVFQEPLLLNTTVFNNVAAGLKIRRQGRAEIEQRVSKYAELVKITHLLKRDARKLSGGESQRTNLARAFATEPELILLDEPFANLDAPSRDSLIDDLHSILGQTKTTAILATHDRLEALRLADRLAVMDGGRIVQIGACHEVMNHPVNEVVASFVGMETVFSGEVLTVTDGSFVISVAGHAIEALGKVGVGEQVICCIRPEHIIISQDSAMQGTSVRNNLPAKIVKIVPQGPFFKLHLDCGFFLASYVTQQSLESLALREGKDVTVSFKATAVHVIRREK, translated from the coding sequence ATGACTTTACTGACGGCCAACAATCTGCAGGTGCTGAGGGGCAATATTGCCGTACTGGAGATTCCCCATTTCACTCTGGAAGAGGGAGAAACCCTGGCCATCCTCGGACCGAACGGCGCCGGCAAGTCCACGTTTCTGCTCACCCTGGCCCGCCTGCTGAAATATGCACAGGGCGAATTGCTCTTTAAGGGACAGGATATTTCAACGCCTGAAATGACGGTGCCTTATCGTCGTCGGCTGGCGATAGTCTTCCAGGAACCATTGCTGCTCAATACGACTGTTTTCAACAATGTGGCGGCCGGTCTCAAGATACGTCGGCAGGGCAGGGCGGAAATCGAGCAACGGGTATCCAAATATGCAGAACTCGTCAAGATAACCCATCTGCTCAAGCGCGATGCCCGCAAGCTGTCGGGAGGCGAGTCACAGCGCACTAATCTCGCCCGTGCTTTTGCCACGGAGCCGGAGCTGATTCTGCTCGATGAGCCCTTCGCCAATCTGGATGCGCCGAGCCGCGATTCCCTGATTGATGATCTGCATAGCATCCTCGGGCAAACAAAGACCACGGCTATCCTGGCCACTCATGATCGCCTGGAGGCGCTGCGGCTGGCAGACAGGCTCGCGGTGATGGATGGCGGCCGGATCGTGCAGATCGGCGCCTGTCATGAAGTCATGAATCACCCCGTAAATGAGGTGGTGGCTTCTTTTGTGGGGATGGAAACGGTTTTTTCCGGCGAAGTGCTGACAGTCACTGACGGTTCATTCGTCATTTCCGTTGCCGGTCATGCCATTGAGGCCCTTGGCAAAGTAGGGGTCGGCGAGCAGGTTATTTGCTGCATCAGACCGGAACATATTATTATTTCTCAAGATAGTGCCATGCAGGGAACGAGCGTCAGAAACAATTTGCCGGCAAAAATCGTGAAGATTGTTCCCCAGGGGCCGTTCTTTAAGCTACATCTTGATTGTGGATTTTTTCTGGCCAGTTATGTAACGCAACAATCGCTGGAAAGCCTTGCTCTCCGGGAAGGTAAAGATGTTACCGTTTCTTTTAAAGCGACGGCAGTGCATGTGATTCGCCGGGAAAAATAG
- a CDS encoding energy transducer TonB, producing MVAEHAWIKYALMAVLLHAAILALPISNQVQDRVDRVIEVVVMRQEIIPAPTRPLAKPLVVAQEPARREFVPEIHDKPRPDIPPPEDKRADKENAPPGGGNVLDERIIAQLTPGPDPGNGGGVAISGLATRGGTVGLGTGGGRGSAASLSGNAGASGTGAGGSGDSVDAAFGQPDGPQFVYRAMPEYPFVARRLRKEGRVVLLIVINEKGELQKIDVVETSDQMFVLSAIEAVKRSTFLPAKRKGVPVTSRATLPVRFALRD from the coding sequence TTGGTCGCTGAGCATGCCTGGATAAAATATGCCCTCATGGCGGTACTCTTGCACGCCGCAATCCTGGCCCTGCCTATTTCGAATCAGGTGCAGGATCGGGTGGACAGGGTAATCGAAGTCGTCGTGATGAGACAGGAGATCATTCCGGCACCTACCCGTCCACTCGCGAAGCCGCTCGTCGTTGCCCAAGAGCCTGCACGACGGGAATTTGTCCCGGAAATTCATGATAAGCCGCGGCCCGATATTCCTCCTCCGGAGGATAAGCGCGCAGATAAGGAAAATGCTCCTCCCGGCGGTGGAAATGTCCTTGATGAACGGATCATTGCCCAATTGACTCCTGGACCAGACCCTGGGAACGGGGGTGGTGTGGCTATATCTGGTTTGGCGACTCGTGGAGGCACGGTGGGATTGGGAACCGGGGGCGGTCGCGGCTCAGCAGCGTCTTTGTCAGGCAATGCTGGAGCTTCCGGCACGGGGGCAGGGGGGAGCGGAGATTCTGTGGACGCAGCGTTCGGTCAACCTGATGGGCCCCAGTTTGTGTACCGTGCGATGCCTGAATACCCCTTTGTTGCCCGGAGGCTGAGAAAGGAAGGAAGGGTCGTACTCCTGATTGTCATCAATGAGAAGGGTGAATTACAGAAGATTGATGTGGTTGAGACCTCCGATCAAATGTTTGTCCTTTCAGCGATCGAGGCGGTGAAGAGATCAACCTTCCTGCCGGCGAAGAGAAAAGGTGTGCCGGTGACCTCAAGGGCGACACTGCCCGTACGATTTGCCCTGAGAGATTGA
- a CDS encoding helix-turn-helix transcriptional regulator, translated as MSEELMNTKEVARYLGIHEKQVYLLIKDRKVPATRITGKWVFPKNLIDEWIAASAQKGLGEARQKGKRIEGALLAAGSNDPILDILQTHIRNRYPEFYIFSANTGSTDGLKALDKGYTDIAWSHLFDPQTGEYNIPFIPTLLSNIDPVVVNLFCRELGFIVAPDNPLGIETLADLAGKGARFINRQQGAGTRVLLDYHLQKLGIPGGSIDGYEKEVFTHFEVGLAILSKEADVGIATSAISQLLGLGFVPITRESFDMILNKKVFFEKGIQALVEILNSAGFRARVANLGNYDFNKSGKIVFSIN; from the coding sequence ATGAGCGAAGAGCTGATGAACACGAAAGAAGTAGCCCGGTACCTGGGGATCCATGAAAAACAGGTTTATTTGTTGATCAAGGACAGAAAAGTTCCTGCCACACGGATTACCGGCAAATGGGTTTTCCCGAAAAATTTGATTGATGAGTGGATTGCCGCCAGCGCCCAGAAGGGGCTCGGTGAGGCCCGGCAGAAAGGGAAGCGGATTGAAGGCGCGCTGCTGGCGGCGGGCAGCAATGATCCGATCCTGGATATTCTCCAGACGCACATCAGAAACCGATATCCGGAATTCTATATATTTTCCGCCAATACCGGCAGTACGGATGGACTTAAGGCCCTCGACAAGGGGTATACGGATATTGCCTGGTCGCACCTTTTTGATCCCCAGACCGGAGAATACAATATTCCCTTTATACCCACGCTTCTGTCCAATATAGATCCAGTGGTGGTGAATCTTTTTTGCCGGGAATTGGGATTTATCGTGGCGCCGGACAATCCTTTGGGGATTGAGACTCTTGCCGACCTGGCCGGGAAGGGGGCAAGGTTCATCAACCGGCAGCAGGGCGCCGGTACACGGGTGCTGCTCGATTATCACTTGCAAAAACTCGGAATTCCCGGTGGCAGCATAGATGGCTACGAAAAGGAGGTTTTTACCCATTTTGAAGTTGGGCTGGCCATCCTTTCCAAGGAAGCCGATGTGGGAATCGCCACCAGCGCCATTTCCCAACTATTGGGTCTTGGCTTTGTGCCCATTACCAGGGAAAGCTTTGACATGATCCTCAATAAGAAGGTCTTTTTTGAAAAGGGCATCCAGGCCCTGGTAGAAATTCTCAACTCCGCTGGTTTCCGGGCGCGAGTGGCTAACCTGGGCAACTACGATTTTAACAAATCAGGTAAAATTGTTTTTTCTATTAATTAA
- a CDS encoding substrate-binding domain-containing protein: MSGISGTLQAAEQKTVVLATTTSTQDTGLLDVLIPLFEKKTGYFVKTISVGSGQAMAMGAKGEADVLLVHSPAAEQKLVADGFGINRRLVMHNDFVIVGPPEDPAKIKGIKSTPEAFKKIAAATRLFLSRGDNSGTNAKEKEVWKTAATNPEKEKWYQQTGLGMGQTLNVTAEKKGYTLTDRGTYLALKKTLGLEVLNEGDAILLNIYHVIEVNPAKWPKVNVAGSKAFADFMVARETQEVVKTFGTDKFGAPLFFPDAGKKVEDLGK, translated from the coding sequence ATGTCCGGTATATCCGGAACTTTACAGGCTGCCGAGCAGAAGACTGTCGTGCTGGCGACTACGACGAGTACGCAGGATACGGGGCTGCTCGATGTCTTGATTCCCCTGTTTGAGAAGAAGACAGGCTATTTTGTCAAGACGATCTCTGTGGGTTCCGGGCAGGCCATGGCGATGGGAGCAAAGGGTGAAGCAGACGTGCTTTTGGTCCATTCGCCCGCTGCCGAGCAGAAGCTTGTGGCTGACGGATTCGGAATCAATCGCCGCTTAGTCATGCATAACGACTTTGTGATTGTCGGTCCCCCGGAAGATCCTGCCAAAATCAAAGGGATAAAGTCCACACCGGAAGCCTTTAAGAAAATTGCCGCCGCCACCAGGCTGTTCCTCTCCAGGGGTGATAATTCCGGCACCAATGCCAAGGAAAAAGAAGTCTGGAAAACGGCTGCTACCAATCCGGAAAAGGAAAAATGGTATCAGCAGACCGGTCTCGGGATGGGACAGACCTTGAATGTGACCGCCGAAAAGAAGGGCTATACGCTGACGGATCGGGGAACTTATCTGGCCCTGAAGAAAACTCTGGGTCTGGAGGTCCTCAATGAGGGAGATGCCATTCTCTTGAACATTTACCATGTGATCGAAGTTAATCCGGCGAAGTGGCCCAAAGTGAATGTCGCGGGCAGCAAGGCCTTTGCCGATTTCATGGTGGCCCGGGAAACCCAGGAAGTGGTCAAAACCTTTGGCACAGACAAGTTCGGCGCGCCGCTCTTTTTCCCCGATGCCGGCAAAAAGGTTGAGGATCTGGGTAAATAA
- a CDS encoding DUF2080 family transposase-associated protein, with translation MNSEPNNYGVNKLLYGQGASTEFTQNGVDIHRNKVKLEIFGEEMIEKIVVMSGNSGRAYLPPGWFGHKVKIVRID, from the coding sequence ATGAACAGCGAACCGAATAATTATGGCGTAAATAAGCTACTCTATGGACAAGGCGCATCTACGGAATTCACGCAAAATGGTGTCGATATCCATAGAAATAAAGTAAAACTGGAGATCTTCGGTGAAGAAATGATCGAGAAAATCGTCGTAATGAGCGGCAATAGCGGCAGGGCCTATCTTCCGCCCGGATGGTTTGGGCATAAAGTAAAAATCGTGCGAATTGACTAA
- a CDS encoding biopolymer transporter ExbD: protein MKLRRQQPKKARIEIIPMIDTMFFLLVFFMVATLSMTMQRGLPVNLPHAATAQDELRQVVTLTLTKEGKLLFDKEEIGSLHEVAARLIRWKATGSEVSVVINADRSVEHGSVVELMDAIRQGGVTRIAIAVKPLQPSGR from the coding sequence ATGAAACTCAGACGGCAACAACCGAAAAAGGCGCGTATCGAGATCATCCCCATGATTGACACGATGTTTTTTCTGCTCGTCTTTTTCATGGTTGCCACCCTCTCCATGACTATGCAGAGAGGGCTTCCGGTCAATCTCCCCCACGCGGCTACTGCGCAGGATGAACTCCGTCAGGTAGTGACTCTTACGCTCACGAAAGAAGGGAAACTCCTTTTCGACAAGGAGGAAATAGGATCGCTGCATGAGGTTGCCGCACGGCTTATCCGGTGGAAGGCGACGGGGAGCGAGGTCTCGGTAGTGATCAATGCCGACCGTTCCGTGGAACACGGGAGCGTCGTTGAACTTATGGATGCGATCCGGCAGGGAGGTGTGACACGGATCGCTATTGCGGTGAAACCGCTGCAACCGTCAGGGCGGTAG
- a CDS encoding ABC transporter permease, whose translation MDLIVDGFLKALQLLFSLDREVLGITLLSLQVSGTATMISLCLGISCGTVVGLTEFPGRNLLVSLINAGMALPPVVVGLFVTVFFWRNGPFGFMELLYTPAAMIVAQAIIATPIVMGITLAAMQSLPKKLRLQILALGATRLQMLWILMREARLPLLAAVMAGFGGVISEVGASIMVGGNIKGYSRVLTTATVMETGRGNFDMAIALSIILLLFVFLINLVLTLIQQRERPR comes from the coding sequence ATGGATCTGATTGTTGATGGTTTCCTGAAGGCGTTGCAGCTTCTTTTTTCGCTGGATAGGGAAGTACTCGGCATTACGTTGCTTTCGCTCCAGGTGTCTGGTACGGCAACAATGATAAGCTTGTGCCTGGGAATATCCTGCGGAACGGTGGTGGGCTTGACGGAATTCCCGGGCCGGAACCTCCTGGTCAGTCTCATCAATGCCGGCATGGCCCTGCCACCCGTGGTGGTGGGGCTTTTTGTCACGGTTTTTTTCTGGCGGAACGGGCCGTTCGGTTTTATGGAATTACTCTATACGCCGGCGGCCATGATCGTTGCCCAGGCGATTATTGCTACGCCGATTGTCATGGGTATCACCTTGGCCGCCATGCAAAGCCTGCCCAAAAAACTCCGTCTGCAGATTCTGGCCCTTGGGGCGACGCGCCTCCAGATGCTCTGGATTCTCATGCGCGAGGCCCGGTTGCCTCTGCTGGCTGCCGTCATGGCCGGATTTGGCGGCGTCATTTCGGAAGTGGGCGCCTCTATTATGGTCGGCGGCAACATCAAGGGCTATTCCCGGGTATTGACGACAGCGACAGTCATGGAAACAGGGCGGGGGAACTTCGACATGGCGATTGCCCTCAGCATCATCCTGCTATTATTTGTTTTTCTCATTAATTTGGTTCTTACCCTGATCCAGCAGCGGGAAAGGCCGCGTTAG
- a CDS encoding MotA/TolQ/ExbB proton channel family protein: protein MWYILVKGGWIMLPLAICSLVTVTIIIERFFFFRGIGCENRAEEVIGLVRKGLFAEALRITDETKGSKLPPLPVMKVLSTGIMHPLEAGSMEAAAITEVAAMKRGLVALDTIVTLSPLLGLLGTIIGMIKSFNVMSAAGLGQPHAVTGGVAEALIATATGIAIAVVTLIPYNYFLANVERETDVIEVWATRLDGALNTSSKEQGQ, encoded by the coding sequence ATGTGGTACATACTGGTAAAGGGTGGATGGATAATGCTTCCCTTGGCGATTTGTTCGTTGGTTACGGTGACTATCATTATCGAAAGGTTCTTCTTTTTCCGAGGTATCGGCTGTGAAAACCGCGCTGAAGAGGTGATCGGGCTTGTCAGGAAAGGATTATTCGCAGAGGCCTTGCGTATCACCGATGAAACGAAAGGATCGAAGCTGCCACCATTACCTGTAATGAAAGTGCTTTCAACCGGCATAATGCACCCCCTTGAAGCAGGCAGCATGGAGGCAGCGGCTATCACCGAGGTTGCTGCCATGAAGCGGGGATTGGTCGCCCTGGACACAATTGTCACCCTGTCGCCCCTTTTAGGTTTATTGGGCACTATCATAGGTATGATCAAGTCATTTAATGTCATGTCGGCAGCGGGTCTGGGTCAGCCTCACGCGGTGACAGGCGGCGTGGCCGAGGCGCTTATCGCCACTGCCACCGGCATTGCTATCGCAGTAGTGACCCTCATCCCCTACAACTACTTTCTGGCAAACGTGGAACGGGAAACGGACGTTATCGAAGTGTGGGCGACACGTCTCGATGGTGCGTTGAACACCTCCTCAAAGGAGCAGGGGCAATGA
- a CDS encoding TonB-dependent receptor yields the protein MKKLLSLVLGLFVIALASPATWAAEGQAQKKDYEAFSLGELYVTGDKLPTSWEATQTTEITAEQIEATHSQTVAEALTYVPGVTVTTGRKNQPTVYIHGLNQNKAIVLIDGVPYYETNYGSLNLGSIPASNIAKIEVQKGVSSVLYGPNAIAGVINIVTKKAGTKPSLGLAMEVGDYEARRFTAWNGMQVGKYNYWVSYDHQESKGWYLSKDFVSHPTRIRYTPPPNVTTVLEDGNVRNNADMKMDGVWAKVGVEPTKGSEYYVNFHYITTERGAPASILDDSNRVFTARPAFSQLSRMPRDDNWGMDLSGQQQIGGRFTVKGKLFYHEHVDDYDSFRNPDYSGFLSTSRYQDNMLGASLMSDIKLAKTDTLKFSAHYRRDQHEERADAYLPLQEADSYTGSLGVENEYNPTKNLSLVAGVSYDWFDVAKSNQNVTVTTATATTAVGDFVSQKTLTTPDSNKVNPMVGATYTFDDGTRVYASWAQKIRFPTLSALYSSSSGNPDLQPEKSTNYVVGISRAITQYARGEASFFVYDVKDLISRDAPGPTSPYINYGSVFIYGTEVVGEVYPTGDLTLRAAYTYNKAANKSEGRVNDDVTFIPQHKIDLSIAYMVPVVKAKIDFNGLYVSQMYGQLPTGSSPALAILTTSDYFIMGLRISKTLFKNFEAYFGAKNLLDKDYEQEVGFPAPGRNLYAGVKFEY from the coding sequence ATGAAAAAATTGTTAAGTTTGGTTCTCGGTCTATTCGTTATTGCATTAGCCTCACCTGCAACCTGGGCGGCTGAGGGCCAAGCCCAAAAGAAGGATTATGAAGCATTCAGCCTGGGGGAACTGTACGTAACGGGAGATAAACTCCCTACGTCGTGGGAGGCGACACAGACCACGGAGATCACCGCGGAACAGATTGAAGCGACCCACAGCCAGACGGTAGCTGAGGCGCTCACCTATGTTCCCGGTGTTACGGTAACAACAGGCCGCAAGAATCAGCCCACGGTATATATCCACGGCCTGAATCAGAATAAGGCTATCGTTTTGATTGATGGGGTTCCTTATTATGAAACAAATTACGGCAGTCTCAATTTGGGCAGTATCCCGGCCAGCAACATAGCAAAAATTGAAGTGCAAAAAGGCGTTTCGTCGGTTCTTTACGGGCCCAATGCCATCGCCGGGGTCATCAACATTGTTACCAAGAAAGCCGGGACGAAGCCGTCTCTCGGGTTAGCGATGGAAGTTGGCGACTACGAAGCCAGAAGGTTTACCGCGTGGAACGGGATGCAGGTGGGCAAGTATAATTATTGGGTGAGCTATGACCACCAGGAATCAAAAGGGTGGTATCTGTCCAAAGACTTTGTCTCCCACCCCACGCGAATAAGATATACTCCTCCTCCCAATGTTACTACCGTTCTTGAAGACGGGAATGTACGCAACAATGCCGACATGAAAATGGACGGAGTATGGGCTAAGGTCGGTGTTGAACCGACCAAGGGTTCTGAATATTATGTAAATTTTCACTATATTACCACGGAGAGAGGCGCTCCGGCTTCGATCCTGGATGACAGCAACCGGGTATTCACGGCGCGCCCGGCCTTTTCGCAGTTATCGCGCATGCCCAGGGATGACAACTGGGGTATGGATCTGAGCGGACAACAGCAGATCGGTGGCCGGTTCACGGTGAAGGGAAAACTCTTCTACCACGAACATGTTGACGATTATGATTCATTTAGAAATCCCGACTACTCCGGATTCCTCTCCACAAGCCGTTACCAGGATAATATGCTCGGCGCTTCTCTCATGTCGGACATCAAATTGGCCAAGACGGACACCCTCAAATTTTCAGCGCATTATCGCCGTGATCAGCATGAAGAAAGGGCCGATGCCTATTTGCCTCTTCAGGAAGCCGACTCATACACGGGATCGCTGGGCGTAGAGAATGAATATAACCCGACCAAGAATCTCTCGCTGGTGGCTGGGGTGAGCTACGATTGGTTCGATGTGGCAAAATCAAACCAGAATGTCACCGTAACAACCGCAACAGCCACAACCGCCGTCGGCGATTTCGTCTCCCAGAAGACCCTCACTACCCCCGATAGCAATAAGGTAAACCCCATGGTGGGGGCCACATATACCTTTGATGACGGAACCAGGGTCTATGCCTCCTGGGCGCAAAAAATCCGCTTTCCGACCCTCTCGGCGCTTTATTCCAGCAGTAGCGGCAACCCCGATTTGCAACCCGAGAAGAGCACCAACTATGTGGTCGGCATCTCTCGTGCCATCACTCAGTATGCCCGTGGGGAAGCATCATTTTTCGTCTATGATGTCAAGGACCTGATTTCACGCGATGCACCCGGCCCGACCTCGCCTTACATCAACTATGGGAGTGTTTTTATTTACGGCACCGAGGTGGTGGGCGAAGTTTATCCGACAGGTGATTTGACTTTACGGGCTGCCTATACCTACAATAAGGCCGCCAATAAAAGCGAGGGACGGGTCAATGATGATGTTACCTTCATACCTCAACACAAAATAGATTTGAGCATCGCCTATATGGTTCCGGTTGTGAAGGCCAAAATTGATTTTAACGGCTTATACGTGAGTCAAATGTACGGTCAGTTGCCGACAGGCTCCAGTCCAGCCCTGGCTATTCTAACTACGAGCGACTATTTTATTATGGGCTTGAGGATATCCAAGACACTTTTCAAAAATTTCGAGGCCTATTTCGGCGCCAAAAACCTGCTCGATAAGGACTACGAACAAGAGGTCGGGTTCCCCGCTCCCGGCAGAAATCTCTATGCGGGTGTGAAGTTTGAGTATTAA